A genomic region of Catalinimonas niigatensis contains the following coding sequences:
- a CDS encoding YbjN domain-containing protein, whose amino-acid sequence MVSYFDKVKKFLFELGFDIQTEDAEEGLVVITDEESGISNLIIDCEGEILIFEQFIFKLKTPDDSSVLKKLLQINRSLVHGALVLDEEDRVIFRDTLQLENMDQNEIEATINSIGLMMAEYANDFLKFTK is encoded by the coding sequence ATGGTCTCGTATTTTGACAAAGTAAAGAAATTTTTGTTTGAACTGGGCTTCGACATTCAGACAGAAGATGCTGAAGAAGGACTAGTGGTGATTACTGATGAAGAGTCAGGCATAAGTAACCTGATCATTGACTGTGAGGGAGAGATTCTTATTTTTGAACAATTCATCTTTAAGCTAAAAACTCCGGACGATAGTAGTGTGCTCAAAAAATTGCTACAAATTAACCGTAGTCTGGTACATGGAGCCCTCGTTTTGGATGAAGAAGACCGGGTCATTTTCCGTGATACACTTCAACTTGAAAATATGGATCAAAATGAGATCGAGGCAACAATCAATTCCATAGGACTAATGATGGCGGAGTACGCCAACGATTTTCTTAAATTCACTAAATAA
- a CDS encoding helix-turn-helix domain-containing protein, with amino-acid sequence MEDYNKIIESLSVRFIKSKNIRILQPVRIQNYYDVENTILILNRGKIRYGNDNTEVSGGNVVFIPGGKQVSVTYGTGDPVSLSNDDFINNKELYFQSLETTDVKTLEAENFSFINFEAKVFDSVNFFASLDIPPFVLEDNDKIPEIIHEILTENNSDTPGKDRIIKLSTERMVIEIIRYILDNRMFVEQLATNSTYFKDPRLIDIFAYIKDNIGGDLSNKVLANVANVSEDYVGQYFKMLTGINPQDYIEYQRMEKAVNLLRTTKKSIREIGKDVGYKDTAYFCRRFKMMFGIPAGKMRRRESLMNV; translated from the coding sequence ATGGAAGATTACAATAAAATTATTGAATCACTCAGTGTACGATTCATAAAGTCAAAAAACATACGAATCTTACAACCTGTAAGAATACAAAACTATTACGATGTTGAGAATACCATTCTTATTCTTAATCGTGGTAAGATAAGGTATGGTAACGATAACACTGAAGTAAGTGGTGGCAATGTTGTGTTTATCCCTGGGGGAAAACAAGTTTCGGTAACTTACGGCACTGGCGATCCTGTAAGTTTATCAAATGATGATTTTATCAACAACAAAGAACTTTACTTTCAGTCATTAGAAACTACAGATGTGAAAACACTGGAGGCTGAAAACTTTAGCTTTATCAACTTTGAAGCAAAGGTATTTGATTCCGTTAACTTCTTTGCCTCTCTGGATATTCCTCCTTTTGTACTTGAGGATAATGATAAAATTCCAGAAATTATTCATGAGATTTTGACTGAAAATAATTCTGACACTCCTGGAAAGGACAGAATTATTAAGCTGAGTACAGAACGTATGGTCATTGAGATTATCCGCTACATCCTGGACAACAGAATGTTTGTGGAGCAATTGGCTACCAACAGCACTTATTTTAAAGATCCTCGCCTGATAGATATCTTTGCTTACATTAAAGATAACATTGGTGGAGACCTTTCTAATAAAGTATTAGCCAATGTTGCCAATGTATCCGAAGATTATGTAGGACAGTATTTCAAAATGCTTACCGGTATCAATCCTCAGGATTATATCGAGTATCAACGTATGGAAAAGGCCGTCAATTTACTGAGAACTACCAAGAAAAGTATTCGCGAAATAGGTAAGGATGTAGGCTACAAAGACACTGCTTAC
- the panC gene encoding pantoate--beta-alanine ligase: MQIFESIKSIQAFLSVKKQQGCSIGFVPTMGALHQGHLTLIERAKTDNDVVVCSIYVNPTQFNNTFDLEKYPRNVDRDKILLENAECDVLFYPSDEIMYPEGKDDSMKLDFGALDKVLEGEFRPGHFSGVGLILSKFFHIVSADSVYFGQKDLQQCSIVQKLIDTLFFDIQLVVVPTVREKSGLAMSSRNARLSNEGKEVAANLYETLMKVREMLQNGEDLNKAKQTGINSIKKYKEIQLEYLEVVDRKSFTQATGNTSKKEIAICVAAFIEGVRLIDNVLVFS, translated from the coding sequence ATGCAAATATTTGAAAGCATTAAATCTATTCAAGCTTTTCTTTCTGTAAAGAAGCAACAAGGTTGTTCTATAGGCTTTGTTCCGACAATGGGTGCACTTCATCAGGGGCATCTCACCTTAATCGAGCGTGCTAAAACAGACAATGATGTTGTTGTCTGTAGTATATATGTAAATCCTACCCAGTTTAATAACACATTTGATTTAGAAAAATATCCCCGAAATGTAGATAGGGATAAAATATTGTTAGAGAATGCAGAATGTGATGTATTATTCTACCCCTCTGACGAGATAATGTATCCTGAAGGCAAAGATGATAGTATGAAGCTAGATTTTGGTGCCTTGGATAAAGTATTAGAGGGAGAATTCCGCCCCGGACATTTCAGTGGGGTTGGGCTCATTCTTTCTAAGTTTTTTCATATTGTATCTGCTGACAGCGTGTATTTCGGTCAGAAAGACCTTCAACAGTGTAGTATAGTACAGAAACTAATTGATACCCTCTTTTTTGACATACAACTCGTCGTGGTACCTACCGTAAGAGAGAAGAGTGGATTGGCTATGTCTTCCCGAAACGCAAGGCTCTCCAATGAAGGAAAAGAAGTGGCTGCAAATTTGTACGAAACTCTGATGAAAGTAAGGGAGATGTTACAAAACGGTGAAGACCTCAACAAAGCAAAGCAGACAGGTATCAACAGTATAAAGAAGTATAAAGAAATTCAATTGGAATATCTCGAGGTGGTGGATAGAAAAAGTTTTACCCAAGCTACAGGAAACACCTCAAAAAAAGAGATAGCCATTTGCGTGGCCGCTTTCATAGAAGGTGTAAGGCTGATAGATAATGTACTTGTTTTTTCTTAG
- a CDS encoding DUF4270 family protein produces the protein MNWLAKGKHGLIVLSALLLFSCENEDLLSLDFDPQDENINLSFTELTLPFQLVQRDSVVTTNAERILVGDYRNEDFGLVKATGYINMGISSGAVNNADDDDELDSLVLIVVKDYFYGDAGSNLQQTIHIHQLSEPFNDTISYYQDSSLPYDAMYLGALSFTADAEEPADTLRVGLSNAVGNDFLEKLKSDAAELDSSALFEDYFKGLALVPSSENSFASGFSRVQMVMYFSAPADTASKSFSFTASRIFNGVEIDRSGTAIANINQPQQVGSATDNRFYLQATTGLIPRIDFQPLVEFVESNPDRVLLNRVVLRIGLNDFNENMAPPAALLGYQLQDDGISRITSYDSQQRQYFYVGAYNDNDYVYNTISKQPIPVRPSSIVYDSTNVAYEVKLTSFSQNLIDGFVDNPQVLLYPNDISNGLTQVTTEADSIKLRVYYTTLK, from the coding sequence ATGAATTGGTTAGCTAAGGGAAAACATGGGCTGATAGTTTTATCAGCCCTTCTCCTCTTTTCCTGCGAGAATGAAGATCTGCTGAGCCTGGATTTTGACCCTCAAGACGAAAATATCAACTTATCCTTTACCGAATTAACCCTACCTTTCCAACTTGTGCAGCGGGATTCTGTAGTGACTACTAATGCAGAACGAATATTGGTGGGCGACTACCGAAATGAAGATTTTGGTTTGGTAAAAGCTACTGGTTATATAAACATGGGCATTAGTTCTGGTGCTGTGAATAATGCTGATGACGATGATGAGCTGGATTCTCTCGTTTTAATAGTGGTCAAAGACTATTTTTATGGGGATGCCGGATCTAATCTTCAACAGACAATTCATATTCATCAGTTGTCAGAGCCTTTCAACGATACTATATCTTATTATCAGGACTCATCACTTCCATATGATGCTATGTATCTGGGCGCACTTAGCTTTACCGCAGACGCGGAAGAGCCAGCAGATACCTTAAGAGTAGGTTTGAGTAATGCCGTCGGAAATGACTTTTTGGAAAAACTTAAGTCAGATGCTGCTGAATTGGATAGTAGCGCTCTTTTTGAAGACTACTTCAAAGGTTTAGCATTGGTCCCTAGCTCTGAAAATTCTTTTGCAAGTGGCTTTAGCCGGGTACAAATGGTCATGTATTTCAGTGCTCCTGCCGATACAGCCTCTAAATCGTTCAGCTTTACAGCTTCCAGAATTTTCAATGGAGTGGAAATAGATCGCAGTGGTACGGCCATAGCCAATATAAACCAGCCACAGCAAGTAGGCTCAGCTACTGATAACCGTTTCTACCTACAGGCTACAACCGGACTAATTCCTAGGATAGATTTTCAGCCATTGGTTGAGTTTGTAGAATCCAATCCGGATCGTGTATTACTCAATAGAGTAGTATTGCGTATTGGGTTAAATGATTTCAATGAAAATATGGCACCTCCGGCAGCTCTTTTAGGATATCAGTTGCAAGATGATGGTATCTCAAGGATTACATCCTATGACTCACAGCAGCGCCAGTACTTTTATGTGGGGGCTTATAATGACAATGATTATGTATATAATACGATTAGTAAGCAACCTATTCCAGTAAGGCCCTCTAGCATTGTATATGACTCTACAAATGTAGCTTATGAGGTGAAATTGACGAGCTTTTCGCAGAACTTAATAGATGGCTTTGTAGATAATCCACAGGTATTGCTATACCCCAATGATATCAGTAATGGATTGACACAAGTAACAACAGAAGCAGATAGCATCAAATTAAGAGTATACTATACTACACTTAAATAA
- the coaD gene encoding pantetheine-phosphate adenylyltransferase, whose translation MKTALFPGSFDPFTNGHADIVLRGLQLFDKIIISIGHNSRKQRYFPVEKIISHIQSTFSENKQVEVITYDELTAELAHKYHANYLLRGLRNTTDFEYENSISQINRHLNNQLETIFLITSPQYAHINSSIIREVHRYGGDVNEFLPYKL comes from the coding sequence ATGAAAACAGCTTTATTCCCAGGTTCATTTGATCCATTTACAAATGGGCATGCGGATATTGTACTTCGTGGACTACAACTGTTTGACAAAATCATCATAAGTATTGGGCATAACAGTAGGAAGCAGCGATATTTCCCCGTGGAAAAAATCATCTCTCATATTCAAAGCACTTTTTCTGAGAATAAGCAGGTTGAAGTAATTACATATGATGAGCTCACCGCTGAACTTGCACATAAATACCACGCGAATTACTTACTAAGAGGGTTAAGAAATACTACAGATTTTGAATACGAGAACAGTATCTCCCAAATCAACCGTCATCTGAATAATCAGTTGGAAACAATTTTTTTGATTACTTCTCCTCAATATGCTCATATCAACTCATCGATTATTCGTGAAGTGCATCGTTATGGGGGCGATGTAAATGAGTTTTTACCTTATAAGCTCTAA
- a CDS encoding lysylphosphatidylglycerol synthase transmembrane domain-containing protein, whose product MGKVKSYLKYIISLLIAGSLLWYVFKDFDLVTFTSKLKEVDYRWIALAICIFFVSHSLRAYRWNILLNPLGYRHLTTFRTLLAVMVGYFANLIIPRMGEVSRCGILKKTDDIPITTSLGTVVAERIIDLFCLFTAMLMLFVFEFARLNDFIFSFLGEKLNALEQNIFAIYIMLGIVAILLLLFLVLRNTISKKLRHNTWLIKIRNVGRELLKGLTSVSRLENKTGFWLSTISIWLCYYMMSFVVFFALPETSNLGWEAGLAVLVMGSLGMAAPVQGGFGTFHALVSGVLLLYSVAEQEGVLFATLIHSMQTISFIIFGGISFFIASVLSTKRAKKLTTT is encoded by the coding sequence GTGGGTAAAGTAAAAAGTTACCTTAAATATATTATTTCCCTGCTGATCGCTGGAAGTTTATTGTGGTATGTGTTTAAGGATTTTGACCTGGTAACATTTACTAGCAAGCTTAAAGAAGTGGATTACAGATGGATCGCCTTAGCCATTTGTATATTTTTTGTAAGCCATTCCCTTAGAGCTTATCGTTGGAACATACTGTTGAATCCTTTAGGTTATCGTCATCTTACTACGTTTAGAACTCTTTTAGCAGTGATGGTGGGTTATTTTGCCAACCTTATCATTCCCCGAATGGGAGAAGTAAGTCGTTGTGGTATTCTAAAAAAAACGGATGATATTCCTATCACTACTTCACTGGGTACGGTGGTTGCTGAACGTATCATTGATCTGTTTTGCCTGTTTACCGCCATGCTTATGCTTTTTGTGTTTGAGTTTGCACGGCTCAATGATTTTATTTTTTCTTTCCTGGGTGAAAAGCTGAACGCGTTAGAACAAAATATATTCGCCATTTATATTATGCTGGGAATAGTAGCTATTTTACTGCTGCTTTTCTTAGTATTGAGAAATACGATTAGCAAAAAACTTAGACACAATACCTGGTTGATTAAGATTAGAAATGTAGGCCGCGAGCTCTTAAAAGGACTCACAAGTGTAAGCCGCCTGGAAAATAAAACCGGATTCTGGCTATCTACCATCTCCATATGGTTGTGTTACTATATGATGTCATTTGTGGTTTTCTTTGCCTTACCCGAAACCTCCAACTTAGGTTGGGAGGCTGGATTAGCTGTATTGGTTATGGGCAGCCTTGGCATGGCTGCTCCTGTGCAAGGTGGTTTTGGAACTTTTCATGCGCTGGTGAGTGGGGTTTTACTGTTGTATAGCGTAGCTGAGCAGGAAGGAGTACTATTTGCTACTCTGATTCATAGCATGCAAACCATTTCATTTATCATCTTTGGAGGTATTAGCTTTTTTATTGCTTCTGTTCTCTCTACTAAGAGAGCTAAAAAACTTACCACTACATAA
- a CDS encoding acyl-CoA dehydrogenase produces the protein MNFQLTEEHLAVQEAARDFARTELLPGVIERDEKQEFPTAQIKKMGELGFMGMMVSPEYGGGGMDTKAYVLAMEEISKVDASASVCMSVNNSLVCWGIEQYGSEEQKKKYLPRLASGETIGAFCLSEPEAGSDATMQRTSALDRGDHYLVNGNKNWITNGNSASVYIVMAQSEAEKKHKGINAFIIEKEWKGFVVGKKENKMGIRASDTHSLMFNDIRVPRENRIGENGFGFKFAMSVLNGGRIGIAAQALGIASGAYELSVQYAKERKTFGQEIGKHQAIQFKLAEMATKIEAARLLCLQAADLKDQNQSYAQASAMAKLYASQVAMEVTIEAVQIHGGYGYVKEYHVERMMRDAKITQIYEGTSEIQKMVIAREILN, from the coding sequence ATGAATTTTCAATTGACAGAGGAGCATCTGGCTGTACAAGAGGCCGCAAGAGATTTTGCTCGTACCGAACTCTTACCGGGAGTAATTGAAAGAGACGAAAAACAGGAATTTCCGACTGCACAGATCAAGAAAATGGGTGAATTGGGCTTCATGGGCATGATGGTAAGCCCAGAATATGGCGGTGGAGGAATGGATACCAAAGCCTATGTATTAGCCATGGAAGAAATTTCTAAGGTAGATGCTTCAGCATCAGTATGCATGTCAGTAAACAACTCACTGGTATGCTGGGGCATCGAGCAATATGGCTCAGAAGAACAAAAGAAAAAATACTTACCTAGGCTGGCAAGTGGAGAAACAATCGGTGCCTTCTGCCTTTCGGAGCCAGAAGCAGGCTCTGATGCTACTATGCAACGCACTTCAGCTCTGGATCGAGGAGATCATTATCTGGTCAACGGAAACAAAAACTGGATTACTAATGGCAATAGTGCTTCTGTATATATTGTGATGGCGCAAAGTGAAGCAGAAAAAAAACATAAAGGAATCAATGCTTTTATCATAGAAAAAGAATGGAAAGGTTTTGTCGTAGGAAAAAAAGAAAATAAAATGGGCATCAGGGCATCGGATACCCATTCTCTCATGTTCAATGATATTAGAGTACCTAGAGAAAACAGAATAGGTGAAAATGGATTTGGGTTTAAGTTTGCCATGTCCGTACTAAATGGTGGACGCATTGGAATTGCTGCCCAGGCATTAGGCATTGCCTCAGGGGCATATGAATTGTCGGTACAATATGCAAAAGAACGCAAGACCTTTGGACAGGAAATAGGTAAACATCAGGCAATTCAATTTAAATTGGCGGAAATGGCCACTAAAATAGAAGCTGCCCGATTGCTTTGCCTACAGGCAGCAGACTTAAAAGATCAGAACCAGTCTTATGCCCAGGCTAGCGCTATGGCTAAGTTATATGCTTCGCAAGTGGCCATGGAGGTTACTATAGAAGCTGTTCAGATACATGGCGGGTATGGCTACGTTAAAGAATATCATGTAGAAAGAATGATGAGAGATGCAAAGATTACTCAGATTTATGAGGGTACTTCAGAGATACAAAAGATGGTAATTGCAAGGGAAATATTAAATTAG
- the panD gene encoding aspartate 1-decarboxylase, translating to MNIQVLKSKIHRVKITQAELHYVGSITIDEALMEAANFIENEKVQIVNVNNGERLETYVIKGERGSGMICMNGPAARKVQVGDVIIIISYASMDFEEAKSFKPTIVFPDENNRLIS from the coding sequence ATGAATATTCAAGTCTTAAAATCTAAAATACATCGTGTAAAGATTACGCAGGCCGAGTTACATTATGTAGGAAGTATCACAATAGATGAAGCTCTCATGGAGGCGGCCAACTTTATTGAAAATGAAAAGGTGCAGATTGTAAATGTAAATAATGGCGAACGTCTGGAAACTTATGTCATCAAAGGAGAAAGAGGAAGCGGAATGATTTGCATGAATGGTCCTGCAGCTCGTAAAGTACAAGTAGGAGATGTAATCATCATAATTTCTTATGCCAGTATGGACTTCGAAGAAGCAAAGTCTTTTAAGCCTACAATTGTCTTTCCTGATGAGAATAATCGCTTGATAAGCTAA
- a CDS encoding NUDIX hydrolase has protein sequence MKLFVNDTPVEIVGQDKLLDENHYEYTFDARLHKFSSIKLKDDVLVNYANEAYIKDCLDYFNKQKVKKLDSITFVVPNIAKAKEFVKTQYLVIEAAGGIVRKERKILMIYRLKKWDLPKGKMEKGESPLLGALREVEEECMVKAEPIKEVCHTWHTYTRNKKKYLKKTYWYAMDCLDDSKMRAQTEEHIEEVKWMNEVEVKEVLYDSYFSIRYVFREYYKQFGN, from the coding sequence ATGAAGCTATTCGTTAACGATACTCCGGTAGAGATTGTGGGTCAGGATAAGCTCCTTGACGAAAATCACTATGAATATACCTTTGATGCCCGACTACATAAATTTAGTAGTATTAAGCTTAAAGATGATGTGTTGGTAAATTATGCCAATGAAGCTTACATCAAAGATTGTCTGGATTACTTTAATAAACAAAAAGTAAAAAAGTTGGATAGCATTACTTTTGTTGTTCCTAACATTGCCAAGGCTAAAGAATTTGTCAAAACTCAGTATTTGGTCATTGAAGCTGCCGGTGGTATTGTTCGGAAAGAGAGAAAAATCCTGATGATTTATCGTTTAAAAAAATGGGACCTTCCCAAGGGAAAAATGGAAAAAGGAGAGTCGCCACTGCTAGGCGCCTTACGTGAGGTAGAAGAAGAATGTATGGTGAAAGCTGAGCCTATAAAAGAGGTGTGCCACACTTGGCATACATATACCCGCAATAAGAAAAAATATCTAAAGAAAACGTACTGGTATGCTATGGATTGTCTGGATGATAGCAAGATGCGTGCACAGACTGAAGAGCATATTGAAGAAGTAAAATGGATGAATGAGGTAGAAGTGAAAGAGGTATTATACGATTCGTATTTTTCTATCCGGTATGTCTTCCGTGAGTATTACAAACAGTTTGGAAATTAG
- a CDS encoding zinc metallopeptidase has product MYIILFIGVAILSFAVSQRLKNKFKKYSQVGLQANLTGREIAEQMLRDNRIHNVQVVSVPGRLSDHYNPADKTVNLSEDVYHGRSAAAAAVAAHECGHAVQHATAYSFLEFRSTMVPLQNISAKLLNMVVLFLFFGGAFIFGMEGDFYNIAILIIIGCYAVITLFSLVTLPVEFDASKRAMAWIKQRNVASPDQYDMAQDALKWAAMTYVVAALGSIVGLLYWVSIFLGNRD; this is encoded by the coding sequence ATATACATTATATTATTTATAGGAGTAGCTATTCTAAGCTTTGCAGTAAGCCAGAGACTTAAGAATAAGTTTAAAAAATATTCTCAGGTAGGTCTACAAGCTAATTTGACCGGCCGTGAGATTGCGGAACAAATGCTGCGGGATAACCGAATTCACAATGTACAGGTGGTATCCGTTCCAGGTCGTCTGTCAGATCATTATAATCCGGCAGATAAGACGGTGAACCTGAGTGAGGATGTGTATCATGGCCGTTCGGCTGCTGCTGCTGCGGTGGCTGCTCACGAATGCGGCCATGCGGTACAACATGCTACAGCTTATAGCTTTTTGGAATTTCGCTCAACGATGGTGCCTTTGCAGAACATCAGTGCCAAGCTTTTAAATATGGTTGTATTGTTTCTTTTTTTCGGAGGTGCATTTATCTTCGGAATGGAAGGGGACTTCTATAACATTGCAATCCTGATTATAATCGGTTGTTATGCTGTTATTACTTTATTTTCATTGGTCACTTTGCCGGTGGAATTTGACGCAAGTAAACGTGCCATGGCTTGGATTAAGCAACGCAACGTTGCCTCTCCTGACCAATACGATATGGCTCAGGATGCGCTGAAGTGGGCTGCGATGACTTATGTGGTGGCCGCTTTAGGCTCTATTGTAGGGCTTCTTTACTGGGTATCTATTTTTTTAGGTAATCGCGACTAA
- a CDS encoding glycogen/starch synthase produces the protein MSKLRILYVASEINPFLQTSEVADFVRQLPQGMQERGMEIRILVPRFGLINERKNRLHEVVRLSGINIAVGEEEKPLTIKVASIPNAKLQVYFIDNEDYFHRKSVFFDKENNFYEDNDERAIFFCKGVIETVRKLGWTPDIVHCNDWMTSLIPMYLKTTYKNDPLFKNTKTVFTVYNNPFKHKFDGDLLGKVKMMDIDDSMLVNLQSADYEGFIKIGIEYSDAIIKAEDGVNDNLNTLLEEFDSEKKIDTIEKDDNLLDSYFNLYNELVS, from the coding sequence ATGTCAAAACTCCGAATTCTTTATGTAGCCAGTGAGATCAATCCTTTTTTACAAACTTCTGAAGTAGCCGACTTTGTACGGCAGTTGCCTCAGGGAATGCAGGAAAGGGGAATGGAGATCCGCATCTTGGTCCCGCGTTTTGGTCTGATTAATGAGCGTAAGAATAGGCTGCATGAAGTAGTTAGGTTGTCAGGAATTAACATTGCAGTGGGTGAAGAAGAGAAACCCCTGACGATTAAGGTAGCCTCTATCCCTAATGCTAAACTTCAGGTTTACTTTATTGATAATGAGGATTATTTTCATAGAAAATCCGTCTTTTTTGACAAAGAAAACAATTTCTATGAGGACAATGACGAGCGTGCAATCTTCTTCTGTAAAGGAGTAATAGAGACAGTGAGAAAATTAGGCTGGACTCCTGACATAGTACACTGCAATGACTGGATGACAAGTCTGATTCCTATGTATTTGAAGACTACTTATAAAAATGATCCGCTCTTCAAAAATACCAAGACAGTATTTACCGTTTATAATAACCCGTTCAAGCATAAATTTGATGGCGACCTCTTGGGTAAAGTCAAAATGATGGATATTGATGACAGCATGTTGGTGAATCTTCAGTCTGCTGATTATGAGGGCTTCATCAAGATTGGTATTGAATATTCCGATGCCATTATTAAAGCTGAAGATGGTGTGAATGATAATTTAAATACTTTATTAGAAGAGTTTGATAGTGAGAAAAAGATTGATACCATTGAGAAAGACGATAACCTCTTGGATTCCTATTTTAATCTATACAATGAATTGGTTAGCTAA
- a CDS encoding NUDIX domain-containing protein: protein MPRDVIKRIYGDRLRVRVCGLCFYEEALLLVRHKALTHKGYFFSPPGGGMEFGESAENCLIREFYEETGLRIKVKRFLFTHEFLSPPLHAIELFFAVEDIGGALKTGFDPEMCIQEQIIEEVKYMSPSSIKEEKGDQMHRMLNLVEQPLELLNMQGYFKFDNKTLK, encoded by the coding sequence ATGCCGAGAGACGTTATTAAAAGAATATATGGGGACAGACTGCGTGTCAGGGTATGCGGACTTTGTTTTTATGAAGAAGCACTTTTGCTGGTCAGGCACAAAGCATTAACCCACAAAGGCTATTTTTTTTCTCCTCCAGGGGGGGGCATGGAGTTTGGGGAATCAGCAGAAAACTGTCTTATACGAGAGTTTTATGAAGAAACAGGCTTACGTATTAAAGTCAAAAGATTTCTTTTTACTCATGAGTTTTTATCACCTCCTCTGCATGCCATAGAGCTTTTTTTTGCTGTAGAGGACATAGGAGGAGCCCTAAAAACAGGCTTTGACCCTGAAATGTGCATTCAAGAACAAATTATTGAAGAGGTGAAATACATGTCACCAAGTAGTATTAAAGAAGAAAAAGGTGATCAGATGCACCGAATGCTCAACTTGGTTGAGCAACCTTTAGAGTTGTTGAATATGCAAGGCTATTTTAAATTTGATAATAAAACCTTAAAATAG
- a CDS encoding DUF3822 family protein, giving the protein MEQEVGNFRLINRIKDTSFSIDDLTHYNLSLLVGRHDFQFCVIDTRGNKCLLLEDYELEGISSTNIQINTLYKLFEGHHLLMAGYWKSVKLAMKNQKFTILPSHLFSSDHLRDYLKLSTEVDADLDDFYYYKHIQSEAVSVFAAERKIIEKVRSIYPTLTVQVVHHGSAFIEGIQSHRDFTYYKDLYIHIGRSNFSVVVTEDNKLLLYNRFPYQNSQDIVKYTMLMLQELGMSQQETKALVWGTISSNTPHFKELYRYIKNLSFGGRPSYLSFAYMFDEVPDHQYFDLYSIYVCE; this is encoded by the coding sequence TTGGAGCAAGAAGTTGGAAATTTCCGTTTAATTAATCGAATAAAAGATACTTCTTTCAGTATTGATGACCTGACACACTACAACCTATCTCTATTGGTAGGGAGGCATGATTTTCAGTTTTGTGTCATTGATACTAGAGGAAATAAATGCCTTCTACTCGAAGATTATGAGTTGGAGGGCATTTCTTCAACCAATATACAGATCAATACCTTATATAAGCTGTTTGAAGGACATCACCTACTCATGGCAGGATACTGGAAATCTGTAAAATTGGCGATGAAAAATCAGAAGTTTACCATTCTGCCATCTCATCTCTTCTCTAGCGATCATCTTAGGGATTATCTTAAATTAAGCACTGAAGTGGATGCCGATTTGGATGACTTTTATTATTATAAGCATATCCAATCGGAAGCAGTAAGTGTTTTTGCTGCTGAAAGAAAAATTATAGAGAAAGTTCGTTCTATATACCCTACGCTGACAGTACAGGTAGTACATCATGGCAGCGCTTTTATTGAAGGCATACAGAGTCATCGAGATTTTACCTATTATAAAGATCTTTACATCCATATAGGAAGAAGTAACTTTAGTGTGGTAGTTACTGAGGATAATAAACTACTGTTATACAATCGGTTTCCTTATCAGAACTCTCAGGATATTGTCAAATATACTATGTTAATGCTACAAGAGTTGGGAATGAGCCAGCAGGAGACTAAAGCATTGGTGTGGGGTACTATTAGTTCGAACACTCCTCATTTTAAAGAACTTTATCGTTACATTAAAAATCTCTCATTTGGTGGACGTCCCTCTTATCTGAGTTTTGCTTATATGTTTGACGAGGTGCCTGATCACCAGTATTTTGATTTGTATAGCATTTATGTTTGTGAATAG